A stretch of Lathyrus oleraceus cultivar Zhongwan6 chromosome 6, CAAS_Psat_ZW6_1.0, whole genome shotgun sequence DNA encodes these proteins:
- the LOC127095840 gene encoding uncharacterized protein LOC127095840, with protein sequence MPGYQSTSSAALFSDNAQNTNPSLQGSAQGGNVRSNTQNRTIPLSNTSISVLKKKMDDSNHELVNMLTNQMGTIFNPVIHESAETNRQVANQLTRLCNFLGAPVRQMAQVVRQTVPVQMVIGAAEDETVHEGQILRPQQNQGVESGVAGRNQMVLVNRHQHADQIVDQHRQEDVTVENNLTTIVERIMARNGMGATLQRPLYASSLAEFILQTEAPRGMKVPKYTEFGGESSESTIEHVARYLTESGDLAHNECLRVKNFPSSLTKAAFTWKKIDPTFLKSMAQLVDRVRHLERLRLEKVRHNKAKKEKVAFVDYDMTNPIYEVDYASLSELEIDMAELKPGSAYVCRSLLLAQGKNPVEKNPKFLSKTYTFDVTKDLVQKAIQEGRLKFAGRRMKIDADPLHQEEALFVEPIEINMV encoded by the exons atgccaggatatcaGTCGACATCAAGTGCAGCATTGTTTTCAGACAATGCTCAAAACACAAATCCATCCTTGCAAGGATCAGCGCAAGGGGGCAACGTTAGGAGTAATACTCAGAACAGAACCATACCGCTGTCGAACACTTCAATATCGGTGTTGAAGAAGAAAATGGATGATAGTAACCATGAGTTGGTTAATATGTTAACCAATCAAATGGGTACAATTTTTAATCCAGTGATACACgaatctgctgaaacaaataggcaggtggcGAATCAGTTGACGCGCTTGTGTAATTTTCTGGGGGCACCAGTTCGACAGATGGCACAAGTGGTTAGGCAAACCGTTCCTGTTCAGATGGTGATAGGGGCAGCAGAAGATGAGACAGTCCATGAGGGACAAATCCTTAGACCCCAACAAAATCAAGGCGTTGAATCAGGAGTCGCAGGACGTAACCAGATGGTATTGGTTAACCGACACCAGCATGctgatcaaattgtcgatcaacatcgacaagaagacGTAACAGtagaaaataatttgacaactattgtcgaaaggattatggctagaaaTGGTATGGGTGCCACATTGCAAAGGCCATTATACGCCTCGTCGTTGGCTGAATTTATTCTCCAAACGGAGGCACCTAGGGGAATGAAAGTGCCCAAGTACACTGAGTTTGGGGGAGAATCTAGTGAATCGACAATAGAGCATGTTGCCAGATATCTAACGGAGTCAGGAGATTTAGCTCATaatgagtgtttgagagtaaAGAACTTTCCCTCCTCTCTGactaaggctgccttcacatg gaagaaaatagacccaACTTTTTTGAAAAGTATGGCACAATTGGTTGATAGAGTTCGACATCTCGAACGGCTAAGGTTAGAAAAAGTTAGACACAATAAGGCTAAGAAAGAAAAAGTAGCGTTTGTCGACTACGATATGACAAATCCAATATATGAGGTTGATTATGCTTCATTGTCCGAATTAGAAATTGACATGGCTGAGTTAAAGCCAGGATCTGCCTACGTGTGTCGATCATTACTTCTTGCGCAAGGAAAAAATCCTGTCGAAAAGAATCCAAAATTCCTTTCGAAAACTTATACTTTTGATgtgacaaa ggatctggttCAGAAAGCGATTCAAGAAGGAAGGCTGAAATTTGCTGGCCGCAGAATGAAGATCGACGCTGACCCTCTCCACCAGGAGGAAGCTCTATTCGTGGAGCCAATCGAGATTAACATGGTCTAG
- the LOC127095841 gene encoding uncharacterized protein LOC127095841 has translation MVAEAYVLNKEGYVAIGSEPSDKPVLAKGNVNMQRLDYQALWACRTSPKEVTRTTPFRLVYGHDTVLSVEIQVQAVRTQRQYEIPSEDYWSMMTDELVDLDEERMLALDSLQRQKEKFARAYNKKMKGKMFVVDDLVWRVVLPMDRNDRVLGKWSPNWEGPFKVLQAFSNNTYEVEELAPDRRILRVNGKYLKKYRSLLQEVKILTEQMNVE, from the exons ATGGTTGCCGAAGCCTATGTGTTAAATAAAGAGGGTTATGTGGCTATTGGGTCAGAGCCTTCAGATAAGCCAGTTTTGGCTAAAGGAAACGTCAACATGCAGCGTTTGGACT ATCAAGCTTTATGGGCATGTCGAACGTCACCAAAAGAAGTAACTAGAACAACTCCATTTCGACTGGTATATGGGCACGACACAGTGTTGTCAGTGGAGATTCAAGTTCAGGCAGTAAGAACCCAAAGGCAatatgaaataccttctgaagattattGGAGCATGATGACAGACGAACTGGTCGACTTAGATGAGGAGAGAATGTTAGCCTTGGATTCACTACAAAGGCAGAAAGAAAAATTCGCCAGAGCCTACAATAAAAAGATGAAAGGAAAAATGTTTGTTGTCGACGATCTAGTTTGGAGAGTGGTCTTGCCTATGGAtagaaatgatagagttttgggtAAATGGTCCCCTAATTGGGAAGGACCGTTTAAGGTTCTGCAGGCCTTCTCTAATAACACCTACGAGGTCGAAGAATTGGCACCAGATAGGCGAATCTTAAGGGTAAATGGAAAGTACTTGAAAAAATATAGGtctctccttcaagaggtcaagatttTGACAGAACAAATGAATGTCGAATAA